TCGACTCGAACAAGTTCAGATTGACCCGCGTCCCGTCCGGGAACAGTTTCTTGCCCCCGCCGAGCGATACCGGGTAGAGGAGCAGGCGGTACTCGTCGACGAGATCCGCGGCGATCAGCGTGTGCGCCAGCACGCTGCTGCCATCGAGGTAGATGTCCTTGACGGCCCGTTTCTTCAACGCGCGCACCTGCTCGACCACGTCATCTTTGATCAGGGTGGAGTTCCGCCAGGCCGAGGCATTCTTCAGCGTGGTGGAGACCACGTACTTCGGCATGGCATTCATCAGGTCGCCGAACGGGTCGCCGGCTTTCATCGGCTCGAACGCTCCGCCGTGGATCTGCCAGGTCTTCCGTCCGAGCAGGAACGCCTCCGTCTGGCTCATCGCCTCCATGAAACGGGCGCCGATCTCATCGTGCCAGTAGGGCATCGTCCACCCTCCCTGGGTGAAGCCGCCCTCCGTGTCCTCCTCGGTCCCACCCGGCGCCTGGATCACACCGTCCAGTGAGATGAACTCCGCCACCACCAGCTTTCCCATGTCCGCCTCCTATATCCGGGTATCGAGCAGCGGCTGAATATACAAGGAGAAGCCCCCGCGTCGTTGGGCGGCGGAGGCTTCCCTTCCGGACCGACTTCGATGGACTCGGCCTAGCGGGCCTTGGCGCCTTCGTAAGCCTCTTCCAGCTCGTCGATCTGGATCTTCTTCATCCCCAGCATCGCTCGGAACACCCGTTGGGCCTTTTCCGGATCCTTGTCCTGGACCATCTCGATCAACGCCTTCGGAGTGATCTGCCAGGACATGCCGAACTTGTCCTTGAGCCAGCCGCACTGACTCTCCTGGCCGCCATCCTGGGTGAGCTTGGTCCACAGCTCGTCCACTTCCTTCTGGTCCTCACAGTTCACGATCAACGAGATCGCCTCGTTGAACTTGAATTGCGGACCGCCGTTCAGCGCCAGGAAATCCTGGCCTTCGATCTGGAACGAGATCGTCATCACCGAGCCCTCGGCGCCGGGGCCGGCCTCTCCGTAGCGCATGACCTTGTGGATCTTCGAGTGCTTGAAGACCGACGTATAGAAGTTGACCGCCTCTTCGGCGTTGTTGTCGAACCACAGGCATGGAGTGATCTTCTGCTTGGACATGGGGGGACCTCCTGTTCGGTGGCGACTTCGTTCTTCCGGTCGTTCTCAGCATGCACCTTCGGGGCAGTCGGGATGTCGACTTTTTGCCAGGACCCAAGCGATCGATCCTGGCTCGCCAAAGCCCAGCTGTCGTCGGCGGTTCGGCAATTGGGGCGGGCCCGGACATCGGGCTCCTTCAGGCCACTTGGGCTTCGCCCTGCTCTTCGGGCGGCTTGAGACCCCGGAAGCTCCGCCACAGGAGCACGTCGTAGGTGATCTTCATCGCCGCGCCGACCACGAGCGGTGTCATCAGCGACATGTCCTGCATGAGGAACCCCGCGACCGTCGGCGCCGCGGTCCATGCGGCGAGGCGAACGATGGCGGTGACGCCTGACGCGCGCGTGCGCTCCTCGGGCTTGACCACCGCCATCACGTACGACTGCCGTGTCGGAACGTCCATCTCCACCAGGCCTTCGCGCAAGAGGAACAGCGCGGCGGCCACGGGGAAGCTCGGCGCAAAGGCTACGGTGACCAGCAGGAGGCTGGATGGGATGTGCGTGAACACCATCGTGTTCACGAGACCGATGCGGCGCGCGAGCCAGGCCGCTCCCACGTGCGAGATGGCATTGGCCACGCGCGCGCCGAAGAAGAGCGGGCCCACCACCTCGACGCCGACGCCGAAGCGCTCGTGGAAGAAGTAGGAGAGGAGCGCCGCGGTGAGGAAGCCGCCGCCGAGACCGTCGAGGGCGAACAGCGCGCTGATCTTCGTCAGGATGCGCCGCGTAGCCGGACTGAGCGGTGGCAAGGCCGCCTTCGCCAGCGGCGTCTCGACCGCGCTCGAGAGCATGAAGTAGAGAAGTGCCGGCACCAGTGAGAGCGCGCCGTAGATCACGATCGCGCCATGGATACCCGTGGATTCGGGAGCTTGGGGGCCGGCCATCGACTGAATCCAGCGCGGCGTGACGGCCATCAGTCCGCCCAGCGCGTGACCCACGTCCTGCGCGATGTTGTAGGCCGCGAACGCGGACGTGCGCTCGCGGTCGCTCACCGCGTTGGGGAGCACGGCCTGCTCGAGGACCAGCGCGGCGCCGCGATCCCGCCCCATGCCGTTGACCATGCCCACGAAAGCCGCGAGCGCGATCGCCCACGGCTCGCGAGTCACGAGGAGCGCCAGGCCCCCGGCGCCCGCGAGCAGCGCGAGCGCCACCAGCGCCCGGCGTCTCCCGAACCGGTCGGCGGCGGCGGTCACGGCCATCGTGCCCGCCGCGGCGCCCGCCAGCCCGGCGGCCACGATCACCCCGATCGCGCGAGCGTCGAGATGCGCTTCGGCGAGGTAGAAGCCGAGGAGGACGCCGATCATTCCGGTGGCGACCGCGCGCAGGAACGCGGTGACATACAGCACTCGCCGGTCGTTCACGGC
This Candidatus Eisenbacteria bacterium DNA region includes the following protein-coding sequences:
- a CDS encoding dihydrofolate reductase family protein; translation: MGKLVVAEFISLDGVIQAPGGTEEDTEGGFTQGGWTMPYWHDEIGARFMEAMSQTEAFLLGRKTWQIHGGAFEPMKAGDPFGDLMNAMPKYVVSTTLKNASAWRNSTLIKDDVVEQVRALKKRAVKDIYLDGSSVLAHTLIAADLVDEYRLLLYPVSLGGGKKLFPDGTRVNLNLFES
- a CDS encoding MFS transporter codes for the protein MNDRRVLYVTAFLRAVATGMIGVLLGFYLAEAHLDARAIGVIVAAGLAGAAAGTMAVTAAADRFGRRRALVALALLAGAGGLALLVTREPWAIALAAFVGMVNGMGRDRGAALVLEQAVLPNAVSDRERTSAFAAYNIAQDVGHALGGLMAVTPRWIQSMAGPQAPESTGIHGAIVIYGALSLVPALLYFMLSSAVETPLAKAALPPLSPATRRILTKISALFALDGLGGGFLTAALLSYFFHERFGVGVEVVGPLFFGARVANAISHVGAAWLARRIGLVNTMVFTHIPSSLLLVTVAFAPSFPVAAALFLLREGLVEMDVPTRQSYVMAVVKPEERTRASGVTAIVRLAAWTAAPTVAGFLMQDMSLMTPLVVGAAMKITYDVLLWRSFRGLKPPEEQGEAQVA
- a CDS encoding VOC family protein, which encodes MSKQKITPCLWFDNNAEEAVNFYTSVFKHSKIHKVMRYGEAGPGAEGSVMTISFQIEGQDFLALNGGPQFKFNEAISLIVNCEDQKEVDELWTKLTQDGGQESQCGWLKDKFGMSWQITPKALIEMVQDKDPEKAQRVFRAMLGMKKIQIDELEEAYEGAKAR